A segment of the Chlorogloeopsis sp. ULAP01 genome:
ACTGAATTCTTGACAATTTTTAACCCCTACTTCTTGATTTAAAACTTCCAATAAATTATTGCAAGCACGGGGATAAAGACCCAAATCTTGCATAGCTTGAGCTTGATTAATCTTACTCTGGTCTAATTTGTTTGATTCATTGATTTGACCATAGATTTTTGTCGCTTCTTGCCAATTACTGAGAGCATCTGCTGCCCGTCCCATTTCTCTGTACAAATTGCCTTGAATATCTAATGCTTGAGCTAAGATTTTTAATTTCTCTTGGCTCTGGGGTTGAATCTTCAGCACAGATAAACTATCTTCACTGGCTTTTTTAGCTTGCTCCCATTGTCCTAATTGTTGATAAGTTAAAGAAAGATTGCTCAAAGCCATTGCTTGGTTTAAGCTATCTTTTTGAGTAGCAAAGGCAGGCACTGCTTTTTCCCATAAATCTGCCGCTTCTTGAATCTTTCCAGAGCGATATAATTGAATAGCTTTGTTAGCTAATTGTCTGGCATCTTGCTGAGTTTGTACAATCGAGATTGCTGGTGGAATTGTGGCGACTACAGGCGGAGTTACTGCTGAAAAAAGAAACAGCAAACTTGCCAAAAATAATGAACGTTTTTTATAAATTCTTTTGACCGAATTCTTTAACTTGCGAATAAAAACGGTTTGAGTAAGCCGCATATTATAATCTCCATCTCCACTTAGTTTAAAAAATTCACAAATCTTAAAAAGGTGCGGGGCAAGCCGCAGTAGTTTTGGAAGAAGTGCGTTGGGGAAGATTAGTAGCAGTGGGGTTGTAGGCTGTGAGAACTACATCACCTTTTTGATTGAACACCCATCCTTGAGCGGGAACAATCTTTTTGGCACTCAGCTGAGTAGATGAGTGATTAATTTTTATACTTTGAGAATTACCTCTACTGCCGACAGGCTCTACCCAATCAACACGAACATTGTCATTACTGAGCATTTCATTCGGATTAGGTGGTAAACCACCACGTCCAGTGATGATAAATTCGCTACTACCACCTCTTTGACAGGGATTTTGGGCGATCTGATCTTGGGGATCTACGACAGTCTCTGGTAATTCCACTAAACCGCGACTAGGATCAACTTCTGGAGTGTTGAGAGTCACAGTACCACTCAAGCTCGGATTTTGTTGTGAAACAGCAGTGATATCGTTGGTTGGTATCTGTCTTGGATCTAAATCGTTGGGACGCAACCTTTCTAAGTCTTGGCGACTGCGAGGTACAAATCCAAAAATGCCAGCAGAGTTGATCGTCACTTTACCTCCTTGCCCGGTGAAAGCATTGGCGGTGATATCACTGTTTTCGTTGGGTGGGGCAATTAAAAAGCCATTTGGAGAATTGATAAAGATATTGCCACCGTTACCACCGCCAGTTTCTGCTGTACCTGCGGAGGTAGAAATCTCACTATTGCGGCGCATAAATAAGTAGTCGCGGATGTTGAGAGTGATATTACCACCGTCACCTCCCCTGGCAGTAGCTGTGATGCCCCCTCGATTGTCTAGTTTGATGGTGCGAGCTTTGATTTCTAAGTTTCCTGCGGGTTTGTTATTTTCGCTGCTGACGGTTATTTGTCCTTGATCCCTAACAATTAATTTGTCAGTATCAAGTATCAATGTACCACCGTTACCTGTACTATCTGCTGTCGCTCTTGCACTGATTGAACTCGTGAATCTACGGTTGGTTGTTTTACCAAAAACTTCACCGGATACTTCTATATAATCCTTAGCAGTGATTCGCAATGTACCTGCATTGCCATCACCCTCAGTAAATACTGTTATTGTTCCTCCATCTCTAACGCGTAATCTATCAGTTTCTATGGTTACTGTGCCGCCAAAATCGCCTTTGGGTGGAGCCGTAGTTTCATCCTCATCTACTTGAAAACCGGCAAATATACCCCCCTGAAAGAAGTCAGCCTTGCCTGGTGTGTCATAGATGTCGATATCAGAAGCACGAATCAGTATATTGCCTGCATTACCTTTACCGAAAACAGCAACTTGGATTTTGCCACCATCACCAACACTTAAACGTGGAGTTTCAACTGTTATGTTTCCCCCGTTACCTTCTCCTTGTCTATTCACTTGAGAAAACAAGCCAGCAGGGTTTCTAATTGGTGGCTTTTCAGGATCTGGATTGCTTCTAAAGACTTTGCCGATGATTTCTACTGACTCGGTAGCGCGAACTGTGAGATTGCCTGCATTTCCTTTACCAAAGACTGAAGTTCCTACTTGGGCGTTTCTAATCACCAAGTTTTTCGTCTCGATAGTTAAGTCTCCGCCATTCCCTGTGGCTCCTGTTTCTACGCTAGCCCTTAAAGAAGGATCTACATCGGGCTCTCCTGTGCCAAGCACTTCTACCAAGTCACTAGCTCTTATGAGTAGGTTGCCAGCATTTCCATTGCCAAGTGTACTAGTTGCTAGTATAGATGCATCTCGTATACTCAAACG
Coding sequences within it:
- a CDS encoding S-layer family protein, encoding MLFNYAVLFGNYLDDNKEVINKRSPAYRQPISVKYRWQIGYAWRSLFFFTLPLAIISSLAPICSATAQIVEDNSLDTTGRTSVTRDIEIRGIVSDRIDDGTTRGSNLFHSFAEFNVGENRGVYFSNPAGIENILTRVTGGNPSNIRGTLGVLGNANLFFINPNGIVFGPNSRLDLGGSFFGSTASSVVFDNGFEFSTTNPQAPLLSVNIPVGLRFRDNPGDITTNRSVVGDSVFSSFLQVQPGKSLALVGGNVSLDGAILFAPGGRIEIGGLSTAGTVGINPDGSLSFPDGVARGDVLFNNEAIASVVASDGGDIAINARKLNILVGSGLYAGIRQNSGSTSSQGGNITLNASETTVANSFIYNFVNFGAVGNSGNINIDTGRLTLTDSAEIATYTLGQGNAGNVTVNAFDSVEVIGGSILGSLVLRGAIGQGGDLTINTKRLSIRDASILATSTLGNGNAGNLLIRASDLVEVLGTGEPDVDPSLRASVETGATGNGGDLTIETKNLVIRNAQVGTSVFGKGNAGNLTVRATESVEIIGKVFRSNPDPEKPPIRNPAGLFSQVNRQGEGNGGNITVETPRLSVGDGGKIQVAVFGKGNAGNILIRASDIDIYDTPGKADFFQGGIFAGFQVDEDETTAPPKGDFGGTVTIETDRLRVRDGGTITVFTEGDGNAGTLRITAKDYIEVSGEVFGKTTNRRFTSSISARATADSTGNGGTLILDTDKLIVRDQGQITVSSENNKPAGNLEIKARTIKLDNRGGITATARGGDGGNITLNIRDYLFMRRNSEISTSAGTAETGGGNGGNIFINSPNGFLIAPPNENSDITANAFTGQGGKVTINSAGIFGFVPRSRQDLERLRPNDLDPRQIPTNDITAVSQQNPSLSGTVTLNTPEVDPSRGLVELPETVVDPQDQIAQNPCQRGGSSEFIITGRGGLPPNPNEMLSNDNVRVDWVEPVGSRGNSQSIKINHSSTQLSAKKIVPAQGWVFNQKGDVVLTAYNPTATNLPQRTSSKTTAACPAPF